A portion of the Bdellovibrio bacteriovorus genome contains these proteins:
- the rplV gene encoding 50S ribosomal protein L22: protein MEVKASLKYARVGAQKARLVADLVRGKDVNEAVKTLTFLNKKTAGMVKKLIESAVANAEYKKVMDVDNLYVKTIWVDQGPVLKRFRPRAQGRAFGVRKKTSHINVVLEEK from the coding sequence ATGGAAGTTAAAGCTAGCTTAAAATATGCAAGAGTAGGCGCACAGAAAGCAAGATTGGTAGCTGACCTTGTTCGCGGTAAAGACGTGAACGAAGCAGTAAAAACTCTTACTTTCTTGAACAAGAAAACGGCTGGAATGGTTAAGAAATTAATCGAATCAGCGGTTGCGAATGCTGAATACAAAAAAGTTATGGACGTAGATAACCTTTACGTCAAAACCATCTGGGTTGATCAAGGTCCGGTTCTTAAACGTTTCCGTCCACGCGCTCAAGGCCGTGCTTTCGGTGTACGTAAAAAGACAAGTCACATCAACGTAGTACTTGAGGAGAAATAG
- the rpsS gene encoding 30S ribosomal protein S19 codes for MARSIKKGPFVDLHLQKKIDTAIEKNDKKVIKTWSRRSTILPEVIGLTFAVHNGRKFVPVYITENMIGHKLGEFAPTRTFQGHAEKKAAAPAAAKK; via the coding sequence GTGGCACGTTCAATTAAAAAAGGTCCTTTCGTTGATTTACATCTTCAAAAGAAAATCGACACAGCGATCGAAAAAAATGATAAGAAAGTTATTAAAACTTGGTCTCGCCGCTCAACAATTCTTCCAGAAGTGATTGGACTGACATTCGCAGTTCATAACGGAAGAAAGTTCGTTCCAGTGTACATCACTGAGAATATGATTGGTCACAAACTCGGTGAGTTTGCTCCAACAAGAACTTTCCAAGGTCACGCCGAGAAGAAAGCAGCTGCTCCTGCTGCAGCCAAGAAGTAA
- the rplB gene encoding 50S ribosomal protein L2, translated as MGIKTFAPRSHGRRGMTGFDFKEITKTTPEKSLLAPLKKQAARNNHGQITIRHQGGGHKRKYRLVDFKRTKVEVSAKVIAIEYDPNRTCRIALISYIDGAKAYIIAPVGLNVGDTVLASDKADIKPGNCLSLAAIPVGTVIHNIEMRPGKGGQVCRGAGASATLAGKGDQYCQVRMPSGELKQILSVCKASIGQVGNTDNENIKLGKAGRSRWRGIRPSVRGMHMNPVDHPLGGGEGVGKGHHPVTPWGQPCKGYKTRHNKRTNSSIIKRRK; from the coding sequence ATGGGTATTAAAACATTCGCCCCACGCTCTCACGGCCGTCGCGGAATGACTGGTTTTGATTTCAAAGAAATCACTAAAACCACTCCAGAGAAGTCTTTATTGGCTCCTTTGAAAAAACAAGCGGCTCGTAACAATCATGGACAGATTACTATTCGTCACCAAGGTGGCGGACATAAACGTAAGTATCGTTTGGTTGATTTCAAACGTACTAAAGTTGAAGTTTCAGCAAAAGTTATTGCGATCGAGTACGATCCAAACAGAACTTGCCGTATCGCTTTGATTTCTTACATTGATGGAGCGAAAGCTTACATCATCGCTCCAGTAGGTTTGAACGTAGGTGATACTGTTCTTGCTTCTGACAAAGCCGATATCAAGCCAGGTAACTGCCTTTCTTTGGCGGCGATCCCAGTTGGTACTGTGATCCACAACATCGAAATGCGTCCAGGTAAAGGCGGCCAAGTATGCCGTGGTGCTGGTGCCTCTGCAACTCTTGCAGGTAAAGGTGATCAATACTGCCAAGTACGTATGCCATCAGGCGAATTGAAACAGATCTTGTCTGTTTGCAAAGCTTCGATCGGTCAAGTTGGTAACACTGACAACGAAAACATCAAACTTGGTAAAGCAGGTCGTTCTCGCTGGAGAGGTATCCGCCCTTCAGTTCGCGGTATGCATATGAATCCAGTCGACCATCCATTGGGTGGTGGTGAGGGTGTTGGTAAAGGTCATCACCCGGTAACTCCTTGGGGTCAACCGTGTAAGGGTTACAAAACTAGACATAACAAGAGAACCAACTCTTCAATCATCAAGAGACGTAAGTAG
- the rplW gene encoding 50S ribosomal protein L23, producing MKQVIKTPLITEKNTYHNAAGVYVFEVDLKASKTEVRAAVEKNFKVKVDSVRTSICRGHSKYTKFGLTKIPYWKKAYVKLVEGEKIALFEGV from the coding sequence ATGAAACAAGTAATTAAGACTCCACTCATTACGGAGAAAAACACATATCACAACGCTGCAGGCGTTTATGTTTTCGAAGTTGATTTGAAAGCTTCAAAAACTGAAGTTAGAGCTGCAGTTGAAAAGAACTTCAAAGTAAAAGTAGACAGCGTGCGTACAAGCATCTGCCGCGGCCACTCGAAGTACACTAAATTCGGATTAACCAAGATCCCTTACTGGAAAAAAGCTTACGTTAAGCTTGTTGAAGGTGAGAAGATCGCTCTTTTTGAGGGAGTATAG
- the rplD gene encoding 50S ribosomal protein L4, with translation MATVNVLNWKKEKVGSVELASDVFETPVKKEVLHTVVQWQLAARRQGTHMTKTKGLVSGGGKKPFKQKGTGGARQGSSRSPLMPGGGTMFGPQPRSYAFVLPKKVRRLGLSMALSHLQAEGKLFIVDSMTSEGKTAELNKRLKAFGLKKAVLVDSAVNEKFGRATKNLPTFKYFPVEGLNVFDLLKYDAAVITKDSVAKIVDRCSLENA, from the coding sequence ATGGCTACAGTAAACGTATTAAACTGGAAAAAAGAAAAAGTTGGATCCGTTGAGTTGGCTTCTGACGTGTTCGAAACTCCTGTTAAAAAGGAAGTTCTTCACACAGTAGTTCAATGGCAATTGGCTGCTCGTCGCCAAGGTACTCACATGACTAAAACTAAAGGTCTTGTGTCTGGTGGTGGTAAAAAGCCTTTCAAACAAAAAGGAACTGGTGGAGCTCGTCAAGGTTCTTCACGTTCACCTTTAATGCCTGGCGGTGGTACTATGTTTGGTCCACAACCTCGCAGCTACGCGTTCGTACTTCCTAAAAAAGTCCGTCGCTTAGGTTTGAGCATGGCGCTTTCTCACCTTCAAGCTGAAGGCAAGTTGTTCATCGTGGACAGCATGACTTCTGAAGGCAAAACAGCTGAGCTTAACAAGCGCTTAAAAGCATTCGGCTTGAAGAAAGCTGTCTTGGTTGACTCTGCTGTTAACGAAAAATTCGGTCGCGCTACTAAAAACCTACCTACATTCAAATACTTCCCAGTTGAAGGTTTGAACGTATTCGATCTTTTGAAATACGATGCAGCAGTCATCACTAAAGACTCTGTAGCGAAAATCGTTGATCGTTGCTCATTGGAGAACGCGTAA
- the rplC gene encoding 50S ribosomal protein L3, translated as MSETTQNTTASLKLNGLFAFKEGMATVYNEQGEAIPVTVLRYEPWFVSQIKTNDVDGYEAIQVACTPKKAKNSNKAEQGHLKDAGFENGAQFVKELRQAAPEGLKVGAQVSIDSLAAGDIVKMTSKSKGKGFAGSVKRWGFAGGPASHGSKFHRRPGSSGNRTWPGRVMPGKKFPGHLGAENVTVKNVEIVQIIADENVVLVKGPVPGARNTLVKLVRE; from the coding sequence GTGAGCGAAACTACACAAAACACTACAGCGAGCTTGAAATTGAACGGCTTGTTCGCATTCAAAGAAGGTATGGCTACTGTTTATAATGAACAAGGTGAAGCTATTCCTGTTACAGTTCTACGTTATGAGCCTTGGTTTGTTTCTCAAATCAAAACTAATGACGTTGATGGTTATGAAGCTATTCAAGTAGCTTGCACTCCTAAAAAAGCAAAAAATTCTAACAAAGCTGAACAAGGTCATCTTAAAGATGCTGGCTTTGAAAATGGCGCTCAGTTTGTAAAAGAACTTCGTCAAGCAGCTCCAGAAGGTCTTAAAGTAGGCGCGCAAGTGTCTATCGATTCTTTAGCAGCAGGAGACATCGTTAAGATGACTTCTAAGTCTAAAGGTAAAGGCTTTGCAGGTTCAGTAAAACGTTGGGGCTTTGCGGGCGGTCCTGCATCCCACGGTTCTAAATTCCACCGTCGTCCGGGTTCTTCTGGTAACAGAACATGGCCAGGTCGCGTAATGCCAGGTAAAAAATTCCCAGGTCATTTGGGAGCTGAAAACGTCACAGTTAAGAACGTTGAAATCGTGCAAATTATTGCTGATGAAAACGTTGTTTTGGTGAAAGGCCCAGTTCCTGGCGCTAGAAACACTTTGGTTAAGTTGGTGAGAGAGTAA
- the rpsJ gene encoding 30S ribosomal protein S10, with protein MQSQKIRIRLKAFDHKLLDQSTKEIVETARRTGAKIAGPIPLPTRINRYTVLRSPHVDKKSREQFEVRTHKRMLDILEPTQQTVDQLMKLDLSAGVDVEIKLSAI; from the coding sequence ATGCAAAGTCAAAAAATCAGAATCAGATTGAAGGCATTCGATCATAAGCTGCTTGATCAGTCGACGAAAGAAATCGTTGAAACTGCTCGCCGTACAGGTGCTAAAATTGCGGGTCCAATTCCCTTGCCTACTCGCATCAACCGTTACACTGTATTGCGTTCTCCGCACGTAGATAAAAAATCTCGTGAACAATTCGAAGTGAGAACTCACAAGCGCATGCTCGATATTTTAGAACCAACCCAACAAACAGTAGACCAACTTATGAAGTTGGATCTTTCTGCAGGTGTTGATGTTGAAATCAAGCTGTCGGCGATCTAG
- a CDS encoding LA_2272 family surface repeat-containing protein: MKTHIKIIFVVFAVFFSNHVMAATTITPLAVGIVPPVQFPSDDFTITGFRLSLLYGHHRNVYGLDVGALGNITDQTFTGLAVSGLFNKTGGQTTILGLQFAGVANINTNKVSAYGLQVALMNYQSADSDIVGLQLAAGNHAPFTDVFGVQAGLYNRAKEVYGLQLGVVNIAENLHGIQIGLINFNNKGLISVCPILNVGF; this comes from the coding sequence ATGAAGACTCACATAAAAATCATCTTTGTCGTATTCGCTGTTTTTTTCTCTAACCATGTCATGGCTGCGACCACGATCACGCCGTTGGCTGTAGGGATTGTGCCCCCGGTGCAGTTTCCTTCAGATGACTTCACGATCACGGGTTTTCGTTTAAGTCTGTTATATGGACATCATCGCAATGTTTATGGTTTGGATGTCGGTGCATTGGGAAATATCACCGATCAAACCTTCACGGGGCTGGCTGTGAGTGGCCTTTTTAATAAGACGGGTGGGCAGACGACCATTTTAGGTCTTCAGTTTGCGGGCGTGGCCAACATCAATACAAATAAGGTCAGCGCTTACGGCTTGCAGGTGGCCTTGATGAATTATCAGTCGGCAGATTCTGACATTGTGGGTCTTCAGTTGGCGGCGGGGAATCATGCGCCTTTCACGGATGTCTTCGGGGTGCAGGCAGGTCTTTATAATAGAGCCAAGGAAGTTTATGGTCTTCAGCTGGGGGTCGTGAATATCGCGGAAAATCTACATGGTATTCAAATTGGTCTGATCAACTTTAACAATAAGGGTTTGATCAGCGTCTGCCCGATCTTGAACGTTGGATTTTAG